In Calliopsis andreniformis isolate RMS-2024a chromosome 9, iyCalAndr_principal, whole genome shotgun sequence, the genomic window GCGTACCGCACGATTTTCGAAATCACTTCGTCGTAAATAACTTCGTCGTATTTCGAGGTTTGCACGTTATTTTGATCGGCAACTCACCTGTTCGTCCGCCATTTTCGCAGCTTCGTATTATCTACAATGAAGGCAGAATCACATGCTTTAATCTCGGCTGCCACACATGTTATGTACAATTTGACCATACAAACTTGACATGATCAACCAACCTAACTCTAGGGTGGTATGTGTCGACGTGTTAATTACGAATTATCCAACCTCGctcaattatttaaattctcaTTTATTTATCTGCAAGATATATAttcaaaaatacgataaaatattattaagttCTATTCGAAACGATATTTCTtaatttattctaaataatattattttaatacatGTTCTACTATCAATTTTTTAGTAGTCTTTTACATTTTAATCCACTACGTATGAAACTCCTTCGATTATGAGAATCTCTGTTAAATAGGTATAATTTCTCTAAAAGTGAGTGGAGGGGGTCAATGATCCTCCTCCATTGTTCCAATTCCCAGCTGCGCAAACTCACCGATCACGTCAAGTTTACCTGGTTGAATGGTAGAAACtgtgttttctacaatggaagcaTCGATAACGCCACCTTTATTGACAAATACGAAAACGGGATAAGATAAGGGGGAAAATAACTACACCTTCTTTATCGTGTAAAAGTGTAAATTTACATAGGAAAATTAATCTACATCTTTACTATTATTAACTGATAAAACAGGTTATGGAGTTGACTTATAGCAACTTGCGAAAGTTTTGAATGTCTGTAATTGATGAGTACAAGAAACATTAGTTAAATTGATGTTCTTTataagtattttataaatacCATAAAATTTtgctataaaaatattaataagacacaaagaaattttatatattcatatgaattttttttttacattcaAATCAATTCAGTCATGGAGTcatttaaatatacatattatatcaATGTAGTGTGACAAGTCAAAATAAAGTTTTAACAAAAAAATCGTCGATTCGTCACTTATTTTATGACGTCTATAGAGGGTAATTTAAGCAACTGAACCAGCTTTGTTTCAAGTGAAATTAGAAAAAACACCTTAGCGAAAAGTTTTGCATTGTTTAACAAGCTTTGTCATTTCACTATATGCACAATATTTTTCATAAGTGTATTGGTGCACTTACAAAAAGTATTCTACTTTTCTAAGTGAAATACTTTTAATACTCCAAATTATTGAAAACACTATACTTTGCGAGAGattttattttttcacaatCATTATGTAGCGTTCAATCGTcatactttattgtatttattaacaTTATACTAAACATACACACAGTTATCACagtatttactattatttacactacttaatttttaaatatatatatcatTTGGTTAGTAAGAACACAGTTTCGAGAAATGAATTGTATTCCGAAGTAATGACTGAAATCAGCTTTTACAAATGACTAAAAGGTCGATGCATGCATTAAGtgtaataaaaattgaatagCTGCAGTAGAAACATATTACGATGACTTATGTTAATCGCGTATAACCGTAGCAAATGTATtttagaaaaatagaaaataatttaaaaagatatggtttattttaacaaattaagaaaaaaattatacaTAAATATTGACAAGCGTGAAACTCAATCCTGCTTCAATATGAAAAATAGCGAGTCAGTTAGtcgaattttaaaattaaaaatagacaTTTAACAGAATTATACATACAGAGAAAACTAATTTTGCCTGCACATTTACCTGATTTAAATCCTCTACTTTTCCTTTTGATGTTTCTTAAGGAataatgtaatatttatatataaaatatatacaatAAAAGATTTAAAgccattattttaattttaatactgaACAGCTAGACGATATaatgaaaatatataaaaaggtGTATAGAATGTAATAGTAAAATATTTAGGTATTTGCTCTATttttggaaaaaaaaaaaaaatttgtaaAGTATTGTTTTTAACACCCTTACCTCTTATATGCAAAATGATATGAATAATCACATTTTGTGCAAACTGAGAATTCCACCTAAAAAAAAAAAGTGCCATTGCACTTAGTAAATGAATCAATGCATTGCACTTGTAACTTCACTTCGAACAGAGTTATTACAGCTTTACATAGCTTGACCCACTTGCTAGAATTACTCTGTATaaattatgtatgtacataacTTTTTTTGCTTTCATTTCATATATTATccacaaatataaaaatttacaaatttcatATGAACTTttaagaataataaataattttgtgaTAAGTTATGACTTGCATTTGTTTtcttatttaaatataataaaaaccaGTTTATTTATTGTCAAATTGTATTTGCGTAGTAATTGTAACTATTTGTTGGTGtttcaaaaaaaaataaataatataggaGTTGTGTTCAAATTATTAATCTAGatcatatatatttatatatatgattatacAGTTGTGTATATATATGatcatacatatatttatatattaatttattatttatttgcatataaacttaaaaaatgtataattttaatCTTTGACACAATTTATTGATTATTGTTAATGAAAAGAAAATTAAGTTTGGGAAAAAGTGATTGTTGTTAATAGTAGTTTCTAAATGAATATGCATTTCTTTTTCACAGTATATATGCAACAAAACTATTATTATAACATTCAGATTGGGGCCTTcttattacaaattttaatagTATAATAATGACATTTTTAAATTTACTTACTCTTTTGTCAAAATATTCATGCACGTATAAAACTTAAGATTAAGCAATacattatttttcatttaaaaaaaaaaaaaaaaaaaacaagaaagAAAAAACATACATGCATTTGAAACATATGTTATTTTCTTATAATTTTATATGTACATGCATTAGAAATGTTAATAACTTCATAAATTTTGTTATAattcttttaaatataaaacaatgtAGACTGTAATAAATTGATAAAATTTATCAGGAACTATACCGTGCATTATTAGTTTTGTAGAAAAACATTAAACATCATACATCAgttaaaaacatttaaaatatttaaattttatatttaatcattatttttttcatttacaaTGATTTTTGTCATTGATGCCAACATAGTACAGATTTTAATAGCAAATTTCGTGCATATACAGCAAAtatcaataaattaaaaattttctatTATTGATGAAAATTCATATATTTAAAGTAAATTTTAATTGGATTCATAGATATGtagaaaattagaatatttcaaAAGGAAAATGGtgaacatttttttgtattaaaggttcctcttcctcttctgtagatactgtgttttgaatataatTTTTCCACAGCCTTTGTATCATGTTCATGTAATTGATTTTATACATGATATTTCTTGTTATTATTAACAATAAAATTCGCAATGTTCTCTTAAAGATATTTCTGTCATGttattattttttgtaaataagatacattatttatCAGAGTACTTAAAAGTAAATGAAACACTTTCAGTCTCATAATTATCCTATTAAATAGTATCCACAACTGTTTGAATAATCAGTTTCAAGCTAAGTATTTTGCATAATGAAAATTGTATCTTTTCACAATTATACATTTATTAACTTAAATATTTTAAGACCCCaatctaaataaaatatatgtttTTACATTCCGGTTGGGAATGTAAGGGGACAGTAATATGTAATTTCATTTCTGTAATATTTGTATACATATGCATTTATAGATAGTTGTAATACAacctgctacgattattattattattatactatTCTCTTCATTAGGAAGTTgttttttttaaagaattcaGAACATGCTGCATACTACAAAAGTGTAATTTACGCTAAAATTCCATATATACATACCTTAAAGTTACAGAGAATTTCTCATGCCATCATTCTAGATTAAAAATCACAATCTTTTGTACCCAATTTGACTACAGGCAGTTGACAATTTTGTATCATCTTTTTACCTTCGATGTAAAAATTGTTATAGTAATAGAGTAATGTACAACTATTACTTAATACTATCTGTTACATGTGTAACATCAAATTGAAGTAATTTTATATGTTTTTGTTAGTAATacctattttcaatattttgtttTAGTATGTATTCATAATCTAATTTTAGTTTTAGGTTGTATAAAATTCAGAATACGCATACTaaaatcaaaatttgaaaattaatttttttatatgcTTATTAATGATAGGGTCAGAATATTTGAATTACTACCATATTATTTATCGAAATATATGCTCTTTATGACAATAAaacttgagaatttatgacatgTTCTATTGTTTTATATACCATTAAGTAGATGTATGTATTTTCTAAAACCTGACCGTCAAAATAAATATAGTACTTTTGACAATGTTCGTACGTTCCGAAACTGGTAATTACATTTTAACACTGTATGATATTGCTTGACACATGTTTAAAACGCATAATCGAGGAAGCGTGCCTAAAGTAACTTAAACGAAAATTGAAATATATGATCTATCCGAGATCATCAGTCAAATTATAATTCCATTAGAGCAACGAAGACCATTCAAGAGTCATTATATTGCTTTTATATGAATCAATATTTACATCTCGGtataatgaaaatttatattttaaatgcaAGTACGATGTGTAGAGGTGGTTAGCTTTCCATGTAGTTTTCAGTATATAATAATCTTGTAAAATTAATGTCTATGGAAACTGCTACATGTTCGATTAACAGCTGTACAGCTATAATGCTAAATATGGGGATATAGCGGTTCATATTAGCTAGATTTCGTAAATAATGAAACACGAGATAGTCACAATACTTCCACATATCGATATCTTAACGTTCACATTCACACAGGATAAGTACTCCAATCAAACGACATTTTACAATCTTCTTATCATAAATTAATTACATAAAAAAATCATTAACTTACTATAATACAGCCAACATCTTATTAAGTGTATCCAGCCTCCCTAAAAATGTTTTCACTTTGTTTACGTATTGCAAGTCTTTTTCTTTTCATAGTAGGAAAGTGGTCAACTTCTATCATGTCATAGAGCGTAGAAGAATTCCAGATATGGCCAAAGCAAACAATTATTTACATCCAtgggatgtatttatatggttttaATATACTGTTCATTACTAAACGCAGTGCGTCAAGCGCGTATAAATTAATTCATGGTTTTACGTGTCACTCTATATACCCTATTTTAGAGAATTACTTTTGCTTTTCACAgcaaataataaacaaaactcAATGATCgtgtttttttctttcttttttttttctttttttttgagaTTCTGCATCTATCTAGGCGCTGTTCACACTGGACACTGATTCTTCATTCTCTGCGTACACTATAGTGAACACATAGAACTCACTCACTAACCATTTGTCTGAAATAAagtaatacattaatttaatataaattttcatttttttataatataggtgaaacattaatattattaattgaaACATTAAAACTATTAATATGGCTTAACATTTTAAAGttaaagaaataaagaaaaatttcaGTTTGAAGAACATACTAAAAGTGAAAATAAGCTTCTACATATTATTGTACTTACAATTATATCACAATGAAGGAATCTTTGTATTAGTGCGTCACTCAAAtgctaaaaaaaaaatattaatgttaaaaaatactatataagtataaaatgaaagtgtcttgttttcaatacttacgAGAGGGAGATCTGGTGTCAGAATGATTCGCACCTAACGTATTTATTGCCGTAGGTCCACAAGATACATTGCCATTTGATGGATTAAGATTGAGAAAATCCCAAATTAGAATTGTATCATCATGTGATGATGATACTATTTGGAATTCATCAAATTGGAGTCGAAATACACGTCCTGTGTGTTCCTGCATTAATAAAATGtacattattataattaatgttTTCAGTACAGtacctaaaataaaatatgtaaagTAATCTCACCACTAATGTGCGTAGACAGAGTGAGTTGGCTAAAGCACGTGGGTCTAATGCTGCTGCTAGGTCCCACACTTTAATTTTTCTACAaacaaatataatattaatgtattaaaattaataataataatgctatGAAACATAAAGCTGATGGTAGTATGCAAATTTTCTACACTTACCCATCATAAGCTCCACTAACTATGTGTTTGCTATCAAATCTAATGCATCTGACCAATTCTTCGTGTCCTTCCAGAACACGTAAACACGCACCACATTCAATATCCCATAATCTGATCGTGTTATCACTGCTACCACTAACTACTAAGCAATCCCTATATTGCAAACACGCTATACCCCGCTTATGTCCGTTCAATGTTCGTACGAATTCGCAAGTGGACGTATTCCATACTTTGATAGTCCTATCACCACTAGCAGAAACAATGTatttttcatcaaaatcgaCAACATTCACTGCTGCTCTATGTCCCACTAGTACCCTTCTTAATGCAATTTCTGTTTGTGATGTCATGTCCCATACTGCTATTGAACGATCCTGAAAATAATTGGAAAATAATTaatcaataaaattatttttcctgAATAACAAAAAAGGATTTAGTCAATGAATGATAAACATTTACCAACCTTTGAACAAGTCACCATCATACCATTATTAAATCTAAGGTGCAAAACTGCTTCACAATGATGTATCAATGTGTTAACCATTTCACCAGTATTAGCATCCCAAACTCTTACAGTACTATCAGAGGAACCAGATATTATTGCTTTGTCATCATATTGTAGACAAAGAACAGAACCAGTGTGTCCCGTTAAAACTTTTATACATTGTAATGTATTTCTGTCCCAGATTTTAATCGTATTGTCTCTAAGACCAGAGACTATTTTTTGATCGTCATATTGTAAACAGTAAACA contains:
- the Slmb gene encoding beta-transducin repeat containing E3 ubiquitin protein ligase slmb produces the protein MINMETDKIIDDTNTNLQYPITILYDPTRKKELPIGVSTKYGQEREMCMKLFEKWSEPEQVNFVEQLLARMCHYQHGHINAYLKPMLQRDFISLLPKKGLDHVAESILSYLDADSLIAAELVCKEWHRVISEGMLWKKLIERKVRTDSIWRGLAERRGWIQYLFKPRPGESHPNHNFYRSLYPKIVKDIDSIDNNWRMGRCNLQRINCRSENSKGVYCLQYDDQKIVSGLRDNTIKIWDRNTLQCIKVLTGHTGSVLCLQYDDKAIISGSSDSTVRVWDANTGEMVNTLIHHCEAVLHLRFNNGMMVTCSKDRSIAVWDMTSQTEIALRRVLVGHRAAVNVVDFDEKYIVSASGDRTIKVWNTSTCEFVRTLNGHKRGIACLQYRDCLVVSGSSDNTIRLWDIECGACLRVLEGHEELVRCIRFDSKHIVSGAYDGKIKVWDLAAALDPRALANSLCLRTLVEHTGRVFRLQFDEFQIVSSSHDDTILIWDFLNLNPSNGNVSCGPTAINTLGANHSDTRSPSPFE